A genome region from Nocardiopsis exhalans includes the following:
- a CDS encoding (2Fe-2S)-binding protein produces the protein MRVTMTVNGEEVSREIESRLLLVHFVRDHLGLTGTHWGCDTSNCGTCVVWMDGEPVKSCTVLAAMAGGKEVRTVEGLATDGELDPVQQGFMECHGLQCGFCTPGMMMTARALLDRNPDPTEDEVREAISGQICRCTGYATIVRSVRWAAEHEAAANGTAGNGTAGCPAHPEGGAAADGAKEEVR, from the coding sequence ATGCGCGTCACCATGACCGTCAACGGCGAAGAGGTCAGCAGGGAGATCGAGAGCCGTCTCCTGCTGGTGCACTTCGTCCGGGACCACCTGGGACTCACTGGCACCCACTGGGGGTGCGACACCAGCAACTGCGGCACCTGCGTGGTGTGGATGGACGGCGAGCCCGTCAAGTCCTGCACCGTGCTGGCCGCGATGGCCGGGGGCAAGGAGGTACGCACCGTCGAGGGTCTGGCCACCGACGGCGAGCTCGACCCCGTGCAGCAGGGGTTCATGGAGTGCCACGGCCTCCAGTGCGGCTTCTGCACCCCCGGGATGATGATGACCGCCCGCGCTCTGCTGGACCGCAACCCCGACCCCACCGAGGACGAGGTGCGCGAGGCGATCTCCGGGCAGATCTGCCGCTGTACCGGTTACGCGACCATCGTCCGCTCGGTGCGCTGGGCGGCGGAGCACGAGGCCGCCGCCAACGGAACAGCCGGGAACGGAACGGCCGGCTGTCCGGCCCACCCCGAGGGCGGGGCCGCCGCGGACGGCGCCAAGGAGGAGGTTCGATGA
- a CDS encoding aerobic carbon-monoxide dehydrogenase large subunit, producing MTAVNDHKPVGHGRMLRKEDPRFVRGRGRYVDDVQLPGMLHLAILRAPMAHARIVSVDTSAAEAHPKVKAVVTGAALAEKGLAWMPTLSNDVQAVLATDKVRFQGQEVAFVVAEDHYSARDALELIDVEYDMLDPVVNARTALAEGSPVVRDDLEGKTDNHVFDWETGDEAATEAVFAKADVVVTEDIVYPRVHPAPMETCGAVADFESVEGRLTLWSTTQAPHAHRTLYAMVAGLPEHKIRVISPDIGGGFGNKVPIYPGYVCAIVASLVIGKPVKWMEDRSENLISTGFARDYIMRGEIAATREGRILGIRTNVLADHGAFNAQAAPTKYPAGFFGVFTGSYDIEAAHAKMTAVYTNKAPGGVAYACSFRITEAVYLVERIVDCLAYELEMDPVDLRSKNLIQPDQFPYTTKTGWVYDSGDYEPTLREAMRIAGYEELRKEQADKRARGELMGIGVSFFTEAVGAGPRKNMDILGLGMADGCELRVHPTGKAVVRLSVQSQGQGHETTFAQIVAEEIGIPPDDIDVVHGDTDNTPFGLGTYGSRSTPVSGAAAAVVARKVRDKARIIASGMLEVSVADLEWTKGAFSVRGDPERSVTIQEIALRAHGAGDLPEGIEGGLEAQVCYNPENLTYPHGAYICVVDVDPGTAQVKVRRFVAVDDCGTRINPMIIEGQVHGGLTDGVGMALMEMISFDEDGNCLGGSLMDYLLPTALEVPDWETGYTVTPSPHHPIGAKGVGESATVGSPPAVVNAVVDALKPFGVRHADMPLTPSRVWDAMRGQAGPSF from the coding sequence ATGACCGCGGTGAACGACCACAAACCCGTCGGCCACGGCAGGATGCTCCGCAAGGAGGACCCCCGTTTCGTGCGCGGCCGGGGCCGTTACGTGGACGACGTCCAGCTCCCCGGGATGCTGCACCTGGCGATCCTGCGCGCCCCGATGGCGCACGCCCGGATCGTGTCCGTCGACACCAGCGCCGCGGAGGCGCACCCCAAGGTCAAGGCGGTCGTGACCGGTGCGGCCCTGGCCGAGAAGGGTCTGGCGTGGATGCCGACCCTGTCCAACGACGTCCAGGCGGTCCTGGCCACCGACAAGGTGCGTTTCCAGGGCCAGGAGGTCGCCTTCGTGGTGGCCGAGGACCACTACTCGGCCCGCGACGCCCTGGAACTCATCGACGTCGAGTACGACATGCTCGATCCGGTGGTCAACGCCCGCACCGCCCTGGCCGAGGGCTCCCCGGTGGTCCGGGACGACCTGGAGGGCAAGACCGACAACCACGTCTTCGACTGGGAGACCGGGGACGAGGCCGCCACCGAGGCGGTGTTCGCCAAGGCCGACGTGGTGGTCACCGAGGACATCGTCTACCCGCGTGTGCACCCGGCTCCGATGGAGACCTGCGGGGCGGTCGCCGACTTCGAATCCGTGGAGGGCCGCCTGACCCTGTGGTCCACCACCCAGGCCCCGCACGCACACCGCACCCTGTACGCGATGGTGGCGGGCCTGCCCGAGCACAAGATCCGGGTCATCTCCCCCGACATCGGCGGCGGTTTCGGCAACAAGGTGCCCATCTACCCCGGGTACGTGTGCGCGATCGTGGCGTCCCTGGTGATCGGCAAGCCGGTCAAGTGGATGGAGGACCGCTCCGAGAACCTCATCAGCACCGGGTTCGCCCGCGACTACATCATGCGCGGCGAGATCGCCGCCACGCGCGAGGGCCGCATCCTGGGCATCCGTACCAACGTGCTCGCCGACCACGGCGCGTTCAACGCCCAGGCCGCGCCGACCAAGTACCCGGCGGGCTTCTTCGGGGTCTTCACCGGCAGCTACGACATCGAGGCGGCCCACGCCAAGATGACCGCCGTCTACACGAACAAGGCCCCGGGCGGCGTGGCCTACGCGTGCTCGTTCCGGATCACCGAGGCGGTGTACCTGGTCGAGCGGATCGTGGACTGCCTCGCCTACGAGCTGGAGATGGACCCGGTCGACCTCAGGTCGAAGAACCTGATCCAGCCGGACCAGTTCCCGTACACCACCAAGACCGGGTGGGTGTACGACTCCGGCGACTACGAACCCACCCTGCGCGAGGCGATGCGCATCGCCGGGTACGAGGAACTGCGCAAGGAGCAGGCGGACAAGCGGGCACGCGGCGAGCTGATGGGGATCGGTGTCTCCTTCTTCACCGAGGCGGTCGGCGCCGGTCCGCGCAAGAACATGGACATCCTCGGCCTGGGCATGGCGGACGGCTGTGAGCTGCGCGTCCACCCGACCGGAAAGGCCGTGGTGCGGCTGTCGGTGCAGTCCCAGGGGCAGGGGCACGAGACGACCTTCGCGCAGATCGTCGCGGAGGAGATCGGTATCCCGCCGGACGACATCGACGTCGTGCACGGCGACACCGACAACACCCCGTTCGGGTTGGGCACCTACGGCAGCCGGTCCACCCCGGTGTCGGGCGCCGCCGCTGCCGTGGTGGCGCGCAAGGTGCGCGACAAGGCGCGGATCATCGCGTCGGGGATGTTGGAGGTGTCGGTCGCGGACCTGGAGTGGACCAAGGGGGCGTTCTCCGTCAGGGGCGACCCCGAGCGGTCGGTGACCATCCAGGAGATCGCGTTGCGCGCCCACGGCGCCGGTGACCTGCCCGAGGGGATCGAGGGCGGCCTGGAGGCCCAGGTCTGCTACAACCCGGAGAACCTCACCTACCCGCACGGGGCCTACATCTGCGTGGTGGACGTGGACCCGGGGACGGCGCAGGTGAAGGTGCGCAGGTTCGTGGCGGTGGACGACTGCGGTACCCGGATCAACCCGATGATCATCGAGGGCCAGGTGCACGGCGGCCTGACCGACGGGGTCGGGATGGCGCTCATGGAGATGATCTCGTTCGACGAGGACGGCAACTGCCTGGGCGGTTCGCTCATGGACTACCTGCTGCCGACCGCGTTGGAGGTTCCCGACTGGGAGACCGGTTACACGGTGACCCCGTCCCCGCACCATCCGATCGGCGCGAAGGGTGTGGGCGAATCGGCGACGGTGGGCTCTCCCCCGGCGGTGGTGAACGCGGTTGTGGACGCGCTGAAGCCGTTCGGGGTGCGCCACGCGGACATGCCGCTCACCCCGTCCCGGGTGTGGGACGCCATGCGCGGTCAGGCCGGTCCCTCGTTCTGA
- a CDS encoding XdhC family protein yields MAAVDLSDRGRELLADRVPFVEATVVRAQVPASVRPGDGAIVLSDGSIEGFVGGQCAQGSVRAAALGAIRDGRSVLLRVLPGEEEPFPETPGAHVVVNPCLSGGALEIFLRPRLPDPVIGVTGDSPIVSALRELAPPLGFVIAAGAGTAVVTGATAVVVASHGGDEAAVIRAALDAGVGFVGLVASRRRGAAVLGSMELGHGERGRVHSPVGLDIGASTPAEIALSILAQLTREIRVEGLAAPLTLPSSPVPSPPSPAAESSVPNHGGTSPDTRAGAAVKSAVDPVCGMTVTVGPTTPRLEVGGRESWFCCPGCRDRYSAEV; encoded by the coding sequence ATGGCCGCCGTTGACCTGTCGGACCGCGGGCGCGAACTGCTCGCCGACAGAGTGCCCTTCGTCGAAGCGACCGTGGTCCGGGCGCAGGTCCCGGCCTCGGTCCGGCCCGGGGACGGGGCGATCGTCCTGTCCGATGGTTCCATCGAGGGTTTCGTGGGCGGGCAGTGCGCGCAGGGTTCGGTGCGCGCCGCCGCCCTCGGGGCGATCCGGGACGGCCGCAGTGTTCTGCTTCGGGTGCTGCCGGGTGAGGAGGAGCCCTTCCCGGAGACCCCGGGCGCGCACGTGGTGGTCAACCCCTGCCTGTCCGGCGGCGCCCTGGAGATCTTTCTGCGGCCCCGTCTGCCGGATCCGGTGATCGGGGTGACGGGTGACTCCCCGATCGTATCCGCGCTGCGGGAGCTCGCACCACCGTTGGGGTTCGTGATCGCGGCGGGTGCGGGAACCGCCGTGGTGACGGGTGCGACCGCGGTGGTCGTGGCCAGTCACGGTGGCGACGAGGCCGCGGTCATCCGTGCCGCCCTGGACGCCGGGGTGGGGTTCGTGGGATTGGTGGCGTCGCGGCGACGAGGCGCCGCGGTGCTGGGGTCCATGGAGCTCGGCCACGGTGAACGGGGACGGGTGCACTCCCCCGTGGGACTGGACATCGGGGCGAGCACACCGGCGGAGATCGCGCTGTCGATCCTGGCCCAGCTCACCCGGGAGATCCGGGTGGAGGGCCTGGCCGCCCCGCTCACCCTCCCCTCCTCACCCGTGCCCTCCCCGCCTTCGCCAGCCGCGGAGAGCTCTGTGCCGAACCACGGGGGCACCAGCCCGGACACCCGGGCAGGGGCCGCCGTGAAGAGCGCGGTGGACCCCGTCTGCGGGATGACCGTGACCGTGGGGCCCACGACCCCGCGGTTGGAGGTCGGCGGCCGGGAGTCGTGGTTCTGCTGTCCCGGTTGTCGTGACCGGTACTCGGCGGAGGTGTAG
- a CDS encoding AAA family ATPase has translation MLDTEEVRRRLDEQDHLVDEGTATALFLAMALGRPLLLEGEPGVGKTAAAKALARALGAPMIRLQCYEGLTAGESLYEWNHQRQLLAVRLAESRGERLGDGDLFTEEYLLDRPILRAVRQEGPVPPVLLIDEVDRADDEFEALLLEFLGEASVTVPELGTFTAERPPLVVLTSNRSRDLHDALRRRCLYHWITFPAPERAAEILRRRVPEAGEALVGSATEFVGRVRGLDLDKAPGMAEAIDWVSALGALGVTELVRDDIVRTLSALTKTPDDRETVVSALNDLGHGPPGSERSPRARAETAT, from the coding sequence GTGCTGGATACGGAGGAGGTCCGGCGGCGGCTGGACGAGCAGGACCACCTGGTGGACGAGGGCACCGCCACCGCTCTCTTCCTGGCCATGGCGCTCGGCCGTCCGCTGTTGCTGGAGGGTGAGCCGGGCGTGGGCAAGACCGCCGCGGCCAAGGCGCTCGCCCGGGCCCTGGGCGCGCCGATGATCCGCCTGCAGTGCTACGAGGGGCTGACCGCGGGTGAGTCCCTGTACGAGTGGAACCACCAGCGGCAGCTCCTGGCGGTGCGGTTGGCGGAGTCACGGGGTGAGCGGCTGGGCGACGGAGACCTGTTCACCGAGGAGTACCTCCTGGACCGGCCGATCCTACGGGCGGTGCGGCAGGAGGGCCCGGTCCCGCCGGTGCTGCTGATCGACGAGGTGGACCGGGCCGACGACGAGTTCGAGGCACTACTGCTGGAGTTCCTGGGTGAGGCGTCGGTGACCGTGCCCGAGCTGGGCACCTTCACCGCCGAGCGTCCACCGCTGGTGGTGCTGACCTCCAACCGCAGCCGTGACCTGCACGACGCCCTGCGCCGCCGCTGTCTCTACCACTGGATCACCTTCCCCGCCCCGGAGCGGGCCGCTGAGATCCTGCGCCGCCGTGTCCCGGAGGCGGGCGAGGCACTGGTGGGTTCGGCCACGGAGTTCGTGGGCCGGGTCCGGGGACTGGACCTGGACAAGGCCCCGGGGATGGCGGAGGCCATCGACTGGGTGTCGGCCCTGGGCGCTCTGGGCGTGACCGAGCTGGTCCGCGACGACATCGTGCGGACGCTGTCCGCTCTGACGAAAACCCCTGACGACCGCGAAACCGTGGTCTCCGCGCTGAACGACCTCGGCCATGGCCCGCCGGGGTCGGAGCGCTCCCCCAGGGCCCGAGCGGAGACAGCCACGTGA
- a CDS encoding SRPBCC family protein: MRIDNEFSVDAPVERVWDLLTDVEAIAPCLPGARLTGVESGADGDVYSGTVRVKVGPVVAAYEGTARFSQLDTRARRAVIEARGKASRGAGNASASVTLDLRERDGGTTVSAGTDLKVTGRLAQLGGGMIKDVSERLLGQFVENVEAELARAQTEEPAMAPGEPEPAEGMVSSGGEQVEPLDLGRAGRKAFVQRLWPVLAVAVVALGLLLGYVVFS; the protein is encoded by the coding sequence GTGAGGATCGACAACGAGTTCAGCGTCGACGCGCCCGTCGAGCGGGTGTGGGACCTGCTCACCGATGTGGAGGCGATCGCGCCGTGTCTGCCGGGCGCGCGTCTGACCGGTGTGGAGAGCGGCGCGGACGGGGACGTCTACTCGGGAACGGTGCGGGTGAAGGTGGGCCCGGTGGTGGCCGCCTACGAGGGCACCGCGCGCTTCAGCCAGCTGGATACCCGGGCGCGGCGCGCGGTGATCGAGGCCAGGGGGAAGGCGAGCCGGGGCGCGGGCAACGCGTCGGCTTCGGTCACGCTGGATCTCCGTGAGCGGGACGGAGGCACCACGGTCTCGGCGGGCACGGATCTGAAGGTCACCGGCAGGCTCGCGCAGCTGGGCGGCGGGATGATCAAGGACGTGTCCGAGCGCCTCCTGGGGCAGTTCGTGGAGAATGTGGAGGCCGAGCTCGCTCGCGCGCAAACGGAGGAACCTGCCATGGCGCCGGGCGAACCCGAGCCCGCCGAGGGCATGGTGAGCAGCGGAGGCGAGCAGGTCGAGCCGCTGGACCTGGGCAGGGCCGGCCGGAAAGCCTTCGTCCAGCGCCTGTGGCCGGTGCTGGCGGTGGCGGTCGTGGCACTGGGGCTCCTCCTCGGCTATGTGGTCTTCAGCTGA
- a CDS encoding vWA domain-containing protein encodes MDRAAFAIGLTERLRAHGVRVDLDAAATLSRALAVAPPSGLDGLYWTLRVCLVRRRCDLAAFDSVFAAVFGDGVPEDESTAPLAAPRSRADGSPDPAPGPEQEGTVGAGLPWVTLPPASGGPQESAPSTTLPELLPSELEALARAPFDQLSETETAQLGTWLERLGPRLPRRRVRRRAAGRSGHGVALRPTLARARRTGWEPLELVRTRPMTRPRRVVVLCDVSGSMRAQASAYVHLMRAFALAVETEAFAFGTRLTRLTPLLREGTAEAAVARATGAVDDRFSGTRIAANLRTLLASRHGVAVRGAVVVVASDGWDGDTPEAMTAAMERLRRRAHRVVWANPRAAAPGFEPTVSGMAAALPFCHALLPAHTFAALKDVVEAVARESSLSRSGGRQAGGGVVPEGDVDS; translated from the coding sequence GTGGACCGGGCGGCGTTCGCCATCGGCCTCACCGAGCGTCTGCGCGCTCACGGTGTCCGGGTGGACCTGGACGCCGCGGCGACCCTGAGCCGCGCGTTGGCGGTGGCCCCGCCGAGCGGACTCGACGGGCTCTACTGGACGCTGCGGGTGTGCCTGGTACGGCGCAGGTGCGACCTCGCCGCGTTCGACTCGGTGTTCGCCGCCGTGTTCGGGGACGGTGTGCCGGAGGACGAGAGCACGGCTCCCCTGGCGGCTCCCCGGAGCAGGGCCGACGGTTCCCCCGACCCCGCCCCGGGACCCGAACAGGAGGGAACGGTCGGCGCCGGGCTGCCGTGGGTGACCCTGCCACCGGCCTCTGGCGGGCCTCAGGAGAGCGCTCCCTCGACCACTCTTCCAGAACTGCTTCCCAGCGAGCTCGAAGCCCTCGCGAGGGCCCCGTTCGACCAGCTCTCGGAGACGGAGACCGCCCAGCTGGGAACGTGGTTGGAGCGGCTGGGCCCACGTCTGCCCCGGCGCCGTGTACGCAGACGGGCCGCGGGGCGCTCCGGTCACGGAGTGGCGCTGCGCCCCACTCTGGCCCGGGCCCGCCGTACCGGGTGGGAACCGCTGGAACTAGTGCGGACCCGCCCTATGACCCGCCCGCGCCGGGTGGTGGTCCTGTGCGACGTGAGTGGTTCGATGCGGGCACAGGCATCGGCCTACGTCCACCTGATGCGGGCCTTCGCGTTGGCTGTGGAGACCGAGGCCTTCGCCTTCGGCACCCGCCTGACCAGGCTGACCCCGCTGCTGCGCGAGGGCACCGCCGAGGCAGCGGTCGCACGTGCCACCGGCGCCGTGGACGACAGGTTCAGCGGGACCCGTATCGCCGCGAACCTGCGGACCCTGCTCGCCTCCCGGCACGGGGTGGCGGTACGCGGCGCGGTGGTGGTCGTGGCCTCGGACGGCTGGGACGGGGACACCCCGGAGGCGATGACCGCGGCCATGGAGCGGCTGCGGCGGCGCGCGCACCGGGTGGTGTGGGCCAACCCCCGGGCCGCGGCCCCGGGCTTCGAACCTACGGTGTCCGGGATGGCCGCGGCCCTGCCGTTCTGCCACGCCCTGCTCCCCGCCCACACCTTCGCCGCCCTCAAGGACGTGGTGGAGGCCGTGGCCCGGGAGAGCTCTCTTTCGAGGTCAGGGGGCAGGCAGGCGGGGGGCGGTGTGGTTCCAGAGGGTGACGTGGACTCCTGA